From Deferrisoma camini S3R1, the proteins below share one genomic window:
- a CDS encoding DUF3800 domain-containing protein: protein MHICYVDESGDLSSLPAVAHHDRPCNLQPLLVIVGLILSLDRLRTITEHFIHLKRDFFPGRHENLDHFLDSNLVEVKGRYLRKAAASNSRREWRHAVGFIDKLFDLLEQCEAKIVGHIWVKWPGAEFDGRSTYTSAIQGICRSFDSFLAEYRDLGIMVLDSRDHNKDRIVSHSIFTQKFKSTGDSYPHIAEMPLFGRSNNHAGIQIADLIASAVVWPLAIHAYCDGHINNVHIRPNYSRLRERFGPRLKQLQYTYRDPEGRPRYALRISGDLRGQRRTALYEPPA, encoded by the coding sequence ATGCATATCTGCTATGTGGACGAATCCGGAGACCTTTCCTCCCTGCCTGCCGTCGCTCATCATGACAGGCCGTGTAATCTTCAGCCCCTGCTGGTGATTGTTGGCCTCATCTTGTCGCTGGATCGCCTGCGCACCATTACAGAGCACTTCATCCACCTGAAGCGTGACTTTTTCCCTGGCAGGCACGAGAACCTTGACCACTTTCTGGATTCGAACTTGGTGGAGGTCAAAGGCAGATATCTTCGGAAGGCGGCAGCGTCAAACAGCCGACGCGAATGGCGTCACGCGGTTGGATTTATCGACAAACTTTTTGATTTATTGGAGCAATGTGAAGCAAAAATCGTAGGTCACATATGGGTCAAATGGCCAGGCGCTGAATTCGATGGCCGATCAACGTATACAAGCGCGATTCAGGGTATATGCAGATCTTTCGACTCCTTCCTGGCAGAATATCGTGATCTCGGGATAATGGTGCTCGACAGCAGGGACCACAACAAAGACAGGATTGTCTCACATTCCATTTTCACCCAAAAGTTCAAGAGCACTGGCGATTCGTATCCGCATATTGCAGAGATGCCTCTCTTCGGCCGGAGCAACAACCATGCCGGCATCCAAATCGCTGACCTCATCGCCTCGGCGGTGGTGTGGCCGCTGGCAATCCACGCCTATTGTGACGGGCACATCAACAACGTTCACATACGCCCCAATTACTCCAGACTCCGGGAACGATTCGGTCCCAGGCTAAAGCAGCTTCAATATACGTACAGGGATCCAGAGGGCCGGCCTCGGTACGCCCTTCGCATCTCGGGTGATCTCAGAGGGCAACGCCGCACAGCGCTGTATGAACCACCGGCGTGA
- a CDS encoding terminase gpA endonuclease subunit, which produces MGEAARQLELVREVRFRFYPAERRVFRRPEKIKSSVWAEKYLRLPASVTSMPGPFRLSRTPYLRGVMDTRDEPHVRRTVFCAAPQTGKTLSAYVPLFRDMDRPKGLPALIVMSGQDGAKKISKDYILPIMRETPRLRALFPPDPDDLTAYRIRLANGMRLYTAWSTSPQLLKTFPACYGVGDEVDDWPTSSGDRGGDPEALFDVRLRTYPRESKLTLVSSPVLPEGIWSKLVGCQEVRVYLVRCPECGAEQRMVWPRIRWPEAERDPERILAERLAVYECAGCGSQWDDADRDRAVDAGRWQAVDKRYLDLERRELLDDPFPQPPARPAREPISVGFHLPAWCSKFVPLAKAVAEFLKAHHEPDPAARREKLKAWTNNYPALPWVEEPPAERAESAILALRDDRPAGLVPAEAAALVVGIDTQDDGFWYEIRAFAAVTLTSWLVRYGFVTAWEDLERVVLHDRYRDPEGQELTVQLGLQDSGGHRTAEVYDWCRRVRVVRPSRGEQRMRTPIAYSKIDTYPGSTKPIPGGVQLVRVNTTYFKDALSARLQVAPADPGAWLLHAETAEDYARHYTAEYRDEAGIWQPRGSRPNHLWDCGVLCLAAAEILGVRHWRKPEETAEKPKPPPLTRRQKLW; this is translated from the coding sequence ATGGGTGAAGCCGCACGCCAACTCGAACTCGTGCGCGAGGTGCGGTTCCGGTTCTACCCGGCCGAGCGCCGGGTGTTCCGGCGGCCCGAGAAGATCAAGAGCTCGGTGTGGGCCGAGAAGTACCTGCGGCTGCCGGCCAGCGTGACCTCGATGCCCGGGCCGTTCCGCCTGAGCCGCACCCCGTACCTGCGCGGAGTAATGGATACCCGCGACGAGCCCCACGTGCGGCGCACGGTGTTCTGCGCCGCGCCGCAGACCGGCAAGACCTTGAGCGCGTATGTGCCGCTGTTCCGCGACATGGACCGGCCCAAGGGGCTGCCGGCGCTCATCGTGATGAGCGGGCAGGACGGCGCCAAGAAGATCAGCAAGGACTACATCCTGCCGATCATGCGCGAGACCCCGCGGCTGCGGGCGCTGTTCCCGCCCGACCCCGACGACCTCACGGCCTACCGGATCCGGCTGGCCAACGGGATGCGCCTGTACACGGCATGGAGCACGAGCCCCCAGCTCCTCAAGACGTTCCCGGCCTGCTACGGCGTGGGCGACGAGGTGGACGACTGGCCCACCTCGTCGGGCGACCGGGGCGGCGACCCCGAGGCCCTCTTCGACGTGCGGCTCCGGACGTACCCCAGGGAGTCGAAGCTCACCCTCGTGAGCTCGCCGGTGCTGCCCGAGGGGATCTGGTCGAAGCTGGTGGGGTGCCAGGAGGTGCGCGTGTACCTGGTGCGGTGCCCCGAGTGCGGCGCCGAGCAGCGCATGGTGTGGCCGCGCATCCGGTGGCCCGAGGCCGAGCGCGACCCAGAGCGGATCCTGGCCGAGCGCCTGGCCGTGTACGAGTGCGCCGGGTGCGGCAGCCAGTGGGACGACGCCGACCGCGACCGGGCCGTGGACGCCGGCCGGTGGCAGGCCGTGGACAAGCGGTACCTGGACCTGGAGCGGCGCGAGCTGCTGGACGATCCCTTCCCCCAGCCTCCGGCCAGACCGGCCCGGGAGCCCATCAGCGTGGGGTTTCACCTGCCGGCCTGGTGCAGCAAGTTCGTGCCGCTGGCCAAGGCCGTGGCCGAGTTCCTCAAGGCCCACCACGAGCCCGATCCGGCGGCCCGGCGCGAGAAGCTCAAGGCCTGGACCAACAACTACCCGGCCCTGCCCTGGGTCGAGGAGCCACCGGCCGAGCGGGCCGAGTCGGCCATTCTGGCCCTGCGCGACGACCGGCCCGCCGGCCTGGTGCCGGCCGAGGCCGCGGCCCTGGTGGTGGGCATCGACACCCAGGACGATGGGTTCTGGTACGAGATCCGGGCGTTCGCCGCCGTCACGCTGACCTCGTGGCTGGTGCGGTACGGGTTCGTGACGGCGTGGGAGGACCTGGAGCGGGTGGTGTTGCACGACCGGTACCGGGACCCCGAGGGCCAGGAGCTGACGGTCCAGCTCGGGCTGCAGGACTCGGGCGGTCACCGCACGGCCGAGGTGTACGACTGGTGCCGCCGCGTGCGCGTGGTGCGGCCCAGCCGGGGCGAGCAGCGGATGCGCACGCCCATCGCCTACAGCAAGATCGACACCTACCCAGGCAGCACCAAGCCGATTCCGGGCGGGGTGCAGCTCGTGCGGGTGAACACCACATACTTCAAGGACGCCCTGTCGGCCCGGTTGCAGGTGGCCCCGGCCGACCCGGGCGCGTGGCTGCTGCACGCCGAGACCGCCGAGGACTACGCCCGGCACTACACGGCCGAGTACCGAGACGAGGCCGGCATCTGGCAGCCGCGCGGCAGCCGGCCGAACCACCTGTGGGACTGCGGCGTGCTGTGCCTGGCCGCGGCCGAGATCCTGGGGGTGCGGCACTGGCGCAAGCCCGAGGAGACCGCCGAGAAACCCAAACCTCCACCCCTGACCCGGAGGCAGAAGCTATGGTGA
- a CDS encoding phage portal protein: MSGWAKLGRLMAQGRRYAAAKTTRLTGDWQPIDVDVNELIGQSAPIIRARVRQLVRDFPYFARAVNNLIDFGVGEGLTLQARVRDPDGNLMRQVNRRIEDAWKWWCDEADISGVNHLHEHMRLAKRTELESGAFLYVLRVVREPGRYLPLAVQAYEVDWLTDSMARPQGRNRVVSGVEIDPDTGRRVAYHMADPQGLVQQPVRVPADRVLHGFQTLRPGQVLGVSPFAPAVLLTHALRDVIENEVGAAQLASRWVAFVYSLDPGSIFPGAQRETAADGSERVVQEVEGGLVELLRPGEKVEFASYNRPAESFGLFVKFVLRTVAATIGTSYDLLAADYSEHNYSSLRVSRSDLTKQLRPVITRHVRQFCQPLFHAFLEWAVLSGRLDLPGYWRNPWAYRRVEWMPPGQEPIDPLREIKADVEALRAGLIAPQQIVARRGWDLEEVYAQIAEARRMAEEAGIELDLGTGSTALQQNPAALGASEERVTQALLDGDDEAVTAALIGE, from the coding sequence GTGAGCGGGTGGGCCAAGCTCGGGCGACTGATGGCCCAGGGCCGGCGGTACGCCGCGGCCAAGACGACCCGCCTCACCGGCGACTGGCAGCCGATCGACGTGGACGTGAACGAGCTGATCGGCCAGTCGGCCCCCATCATCCGCGCGCGGGTGCGCCAGCTCGTGCGCGACTTCCCCTACTTCGCCCGGGCCGTGAACAACCTGATCGACTTCGGCGTGGGCGAGGGCCTCACCCTGCAGGCCCGGGTGCGCGACCCCGACGGGAACCTGATGCGCCAGGTGAACCGGCGCATCGAGGACGCCTGGAAGTGGTGGTGCGACGAGGCCGACATCTCCGGCGTGAACCACCTGCACGAGCACATGCGGCTGGCCAAGCGCACCGAGCTGGAGAGCGGCGCGTTCCTCTACGTGCTGCGGGTGGTGCGCGAGCCGGGCCGGTATCTGCCCCTGGCCGTGCAGGCCTACGAGGTGGACTGGCTCACCGATTCGATGGCCCGGCCCCAGGGCCGGAACCGGGTGGTGAGCGGGGTGGAGATCGACCCAGATACGGGCCGGCGGGTGGCGTACCACATGGCCGACCCCCAGGGGCTGGTGCAGCAGCCGGTGCGGGTGCCGGCTGACCGGGTGCTCCACGGGTTCCAGACGTTGCGGCCCGGCCAGGTGTTGGGAGTGAGCCCGTTCGCACCGGCCGTGCTGCTGACCCACGCGCTCCGCGACGTGATCGAGAACGAGGTGGGCGCGGCGCAACTGGCCAGCCGGTGGGTCGCGTTCGTGTACTCGCTGGACCCGGGGTCGATCTTCCCGGGCGCCCAGCGCGAGACCGCGGCCGACGGGTCTGAGCGGGTTGTGCAGGAGGTGGAGGGCGGCCTGGTGGAGCTGCTGCGGCCCGGCGAGAAGGTGGAGTTCGCCAGCTACAACCGGCCGGCCGAGTCGTTCGGGCTGTTCGTCAAGTTCGTGCTGCGCACCGTGGCCGCCACCATCGGCACCAGCTACGACCTGCTGGCCGCCGACTACAGCGAGCACAACTACTCGAGCCTGCGGGTGAGCCGCTCGGACCTTACCAAGCAGCTCCGGCCCGTGATCACCCGCCACGTGCGGCAGTTCTGCCAGCCCCTGTTCCACGCGTTCCTGGAGTGGGCAGTGTTGAGCGGCCGGCTCGACCTGCCCGGGTACTGGCGCAATCCCTGGGCCTACCGCCGGGTGGAGTGGATGCCGCCGGGCCAGGAGCCCATCGATCCGCTCAGGGAGATCAAGGCCGACGTGGAGGCCCTGCGGGCCGGGCTGATCGCGCCCCAGCAGATCGTGGCCCGCCGGGGCTGGGACCTCGAAGAGGTGTACGCGCAGATCGCCGAGGCCCGGCGCATGGCCGAGGAGGCCGGCATCGAGCTGGACCTGGGCACGGGGTCGACGGCCCTGCAGCAGAACCCCGCGGCCCTGGGCGCGAGCGAGGAGCGCGTGACCCAGGCGCTGCTCGACGGGGACGACGAGGCCGTGACCGCCGCGCTGATCGGAGAGTGA
- a CDS encoding prohead protease/major capsid protein fusion protein, with translation MPRRQKRKHTRLPELGRRAVPLPKPDGDGPGPATLDRKTRSVEVVAATENPVDVYDWELGRVPEYLLMQGCQIPESRQVPLLDTHSRWSTQDVIGSARELRVEGDRLMARAVFASDERAEQAFEKIAEGHLTDFSIGYRRDEFRRLKEGETAVVYGRKWKGPAILVTRWTPRELSACPIGADEAAKARADDQPIEEVTEMNEKLRKLLEKLGLRAEADTEEALRFLEEAIEGGKLTVAEAEAARAGGDASDGGDAAARADGGNVISLDDYRAKIRDEIRAERERVAELTAMAERFDLGDRLSGWIRDGVTVDRARAEALEVVAERAEKAPTPAAHIEVGLEDRDKFRAAAQDALLVRGGIIEADGAAAGHDELLGMSLVDMARESLRMAGQGRLYGDPRDVVGRALSTSDFPNILANVANKSLFTGFDTAEETWRLWCATGQVSDFKTHTLVSVSEASDLDQIDEDEEYKHGKRTEAKEEYRIATYGKLFVISRQTIINDDLQALTDIPRAHGEAAARKVGDVAYAELTTNPTMGDGVALFHSNHGNLGTAGAPSETTIAELIKLMKLHKDLQGKRRLNIRPRFFIAPVALEGSAEVFFNSMQFHATDTGATRANPYAGTYFTRVYEPRLDDDSATAWYLAGPRGKTVVVYFLNGVQRPYLETRNGWTVDGVEYKVRIDAGAKAVSWKALAKNPGA, from the coding sequence ATGCCGCGACGCCAGAAGAGGAAGCATACGCGCCTGCCCGAGCTCGGTCGCCGGGCCGTGCCCCTGCCCAAGCCCGACGGCGACGGGCCCGGGCCGGCCACGCTCGACCGCAAGACCCGCTCGGTGGAGGTGGTGGCCGCCACCGAGAACCCGGTGGACGTGTACGACTGGGAGCTCGGCCGGGTGCCCGAGTATCTGCTGATGCAGGGGTGTCAGATCCCCGAGAGCCGGCAGGTGCCGCTGCTCGACACCCACAGCCGGTGGAGCACCCAGGACGTGATCGGCTCGGCCCGGGAGCTGCGGGTGGAGGGCGACCGGCTCATGGCCCGGGCGGTGTTCGCCAGCGACGAGCGGGCCGAGCAGGCGTTCGAGAAGATCGCCGAGGGGCACCTAACGGACTTCAGCATCGGGTACCGCCGCGACGAGTTCCGGCGGCTCAAAGAGGGAGAGACGGCCGTGGTGTACGGCCGCAAATGGAAAGGCCCGGCCATCCTGGTGACGCGCTGGACTCCGCGGGAGCTCAGCGCGTGCCCCATCGGCGCGGACGAGGCGGCGAAGGCCCGGGCGGACGATCAACCCATCGAGGAGGTGACGGAGATGAACGAGAAGCTGCGGAAACTGCTGGAAAAGCTGGGCCTGCGGGCCGAGGCCGACACCGAGGAGGCCCTGCGGTTCCTCGAGGAGGCGATCGAGGGGGGAAAGCTCACGGTCGCCGAGGCCGAGGCCGCCCGGGCCGGTGGCGATGCGTCCGACGGCGGCGATGCTGCCGCGCGCGCCGACGGCGGCAACGTGATCTCGCTCGACGACTACCGCGCCAAGATCCGGGACGAGATCCGCGCGGAGCGCGAGCGCGTGGCCGAGCTGACGGCCATGGCCGAGCGGTTCGACCTGGGCGACAGGCTCAGCGGATGGATCCGTGACGGCGTGACCGTGGACCGGGCCCGGGCCGAGGCTCTGGAGGTGGTGGCCGAGCGGGCCGAGAAGGCCCCGACCCCTGCCGCGCACATCGAGGTGGGGCTGGAGGACCGCGACAAGTTCCGCGCGGCCGCCCAGGACGCCCTGCTGGTGCGGGGCGGCATCATCGAGGCCGATGGGGCCGCCGCGGGGCACGACGAGCTGCTGGGCATGAGCCTGGTGGACATGGCCCGGGAGAGCCTGCGCATGGCCGGCCAGGGCCGGCTCTACGGCGACCCGCGCGACGTGGTGGGCCGGGCGCTCAGCACGAGCGACTTCCCGAACATCCTGGCCAACGTGGCCAACAAGAGCCTGTTCACCGGGTTCGACACGGCCGAGGAGACCTGGAGGCTCTGGTGCGCCACCGGCCAGGTGAGCGACTTCAAGACCCACACGCTGGTGAGCGTGAGCGAGGCCTCGGACCTCGATCAGATCGACGAGGACGAGGAGTACAAGCACGGCAAGCGCACCGAGGCCAAGGAGGAGTACCGGATCGCCACGTACGGGAAGCTGTTCGTGATTTCCCGGCAGACGATCATCAACGACGACCTCCAGGCCCTGACCGACATCCCCCGGGCCCACGGCGAGGCCGCCGCCCGCAAGGTGGGCGACGTGGCGTACGCCGAGCTCACCACGAACCCCACCATGGGCGACGGTGTGGCCCTGTTCCACTCGAACCACGGGAACCTGGGCACGGCCGGCGCGCCCAGCGAGACCACCATCGCCGAGCTGATCAAGCTGATGAAGCTCCATAAGGACCTGCAGGGCAAGCGCCGGCTCAACATCCGGCCGCGGTTCTTCATCGCTCCGGTGGCCCTGGAAGGCTCGGCCGAGGTGTTCTTCAACAGCATGCAGTTCCACGCCACCGACACCGGCGCCACCCGGGCCAACCCCTACGCGGGCACCTACTTCACGCGGGTATACGAGCCGCGGCTCGACGACGACTCGGCCACCGCGTGGTACCTGGCCGGGCCCCGGGGCAAGACGGTGGTGGTGTACTTCCTGAATGGCGTGCAGCGGCCGTACCTGGAGACCCGCAACGGGTGGACCGTGGACGGGGTGGAGTACAAGGTGCGTATCGACGCCGGCGCCAAGGCCGTGAGCTGGAAGGCCCTGGCGAAGAACCCCGGCGCGTGA
- a CDS encoding phage/plasmid primase, P4 family → MPADLFQAVREAADLPALVAERVPDLRPRGGEWAGRCPFHEDKDPSFTLFQKHGEWRYHCFGCGAHGSAVDWVAQTQGLEPLEAARELARRYGIAYEERRQSPEAAAERAEARAAAERLLRALDLADAYYRRALQNNHQEAAAARWYLARRGLGPAVASHGLGYAPTGYGLVRWLHEQGVSQADRVTAGITALAEDGREYPRMRGRVVFPQRRLDGRVVGFAGRDVTGRAKAKYWNTPETPVYHKGRELYGLAECAGLVRRTGRAVVVEGPADALALQIEGLPAVAVQGSTLTAEQAALLKRAGATDAVLVPDGDGRFRLGQALAHALEAGLPLRVVTLPPEDAGGKWDPDRVAREPAGGAFGERTSGARWLAEAVEAAPGVWRTLCERIAEQGLEAQALPAVLERELKPLWELAAPAVRELMAQEAREALGIGTRAFRRAMGDAGRRVRGGASGPPDPDTDPAERCTDRGNALRLVRVAGEDLLYCERIGRWYVWDGRRWLQDWRGLVYRKADQTIDALWHEAQRAPNGHRTELLAWAQKSEDGRRIREMIRLAQHHRPVEPQEFDPDPDLLNTPAGLVDLTTGELRPHDRAARCSKVTGVAPDPRCPTPLWTECLATWFDVDEDLIEFIQRLMGCTLFGSVDEHILPIHHGDGANGKSTFLGIFQEILGDYACTVPVAALLHQERVSVGPTPELARLHGARLAVAAEPDEGVRLAEGLIKQLTGDDVITARYLHQQPFEFRPSHTLHLAVNHLPQIRGRDGGIWRRVKRIPWTVVIPEDRRDPRLRHKLREEAPGILWWAIQGAVEYRTGGLRPPRTVEAATREYASREDVIGRFLSECCVTGEGLWCYASDLYHAYERWAEGAEAVMSQAKFGRAMTALGFRRGKSAVGGKTTYEGVGLAEGEP, encoded by the coding sequence GTGCCGGCCGATCTGTTCCAGGCGGTGCGCGAGGCGGCCGACCTGCCGGCCCTGGTGGCCGAGCGGGTGCCGGATCTGCGGCCGCGCGGTGGGGAATGGGCCGGACGGTGCCCGTTCCACGAGGACAAGGACCCCTCGTTCACGCTGTTCCAGAAGCACGGCGAGTGGCGCTACCACTGCTTCGGGTGCGGGGCGCACGGCTCTGCGGTGGACTGGGTGGCCCAGACCCAGGGGCTGGAGCCGCTGGAGGCCGCCCGGGAGCTGGCCCGGCGCTACGGCATCGCCTACGAGGAGCGGCGCCAGAGCCCCGAGGCGGCGGCCGAGCGGGCCGAGGCCCGGGCCGCTGCCGAGCGGCTGCTGCGGGCGCTGGATCTGGCCGACGCCTACTACCGGCGGGCGCTGCAGAACAATCACCAGGAGGCTGCCGCGGCCCGGTGGTACCTGGCCCGGCGGGGCCTGGGGCCGGCCGTGGCGAGCCACGGCCTGGGCTACGCGCCCACCGGGTACGGGCTGGTGCGGTGGCTCCACGAGCAGGGGGTGAGCCAGGCCGACCGGGTGACGGCCGGCATCACGGCCCTGGCCGAGGACGGCCGCGAGTACCCCCGGATGCGGGGCCGGGTGGTGTTCCCCCAGCGCCGGCTCGACGGCCGGGTGGTGGGGTTCGCCGGCCGCGACGTGACGGGCCGCGCCAAGGCCAAGTACTGGAACACGCCGGAAACGCCGGTGTACCACAAGGGCAGGGAGCTCTACGGCCTGGCCGAGTGCGCGGGGCTGGTGCGGCGCACGGGCCGGGCGGTGGTGGTGGAGGGCCCGGCCGACGCCCTGGCGCTGCAGATCGAGGGGCTTCCGGCCGTGGCGGTGCAGGGCTCGACCCTTACGGCCGAGCAAGCCGCGCTGCTCAAGCGGGCCGGGGCCACGGACGCGGTGCTGGTGCCCGACGGCGACGGCCGGTTCCGGCTGGGCCAGGCCCTGGCCCACGCGCTGGAGGCCGGGCTGCCCCTGCGGGTGGTGACCCTGCCGCCCGAGGACGCCGGCGGCAAGTGGGACCCCGACCGGGTGGCGCGCGAGCCGGCCGGGGGGGCGTTCGGCGAGCGCACGAGCGGGGCCCGGTGGCTGGCCGAGGCGGTGGAGGCCGCGCCCGGGGTGTGGCGGACGCTGTGCGAGCGAATCGCCGAGCAGGGGCTGGAGGCCCAGGCCCTGCCGGCGGTGCTGGAGCGCGAGCTCAAGCCCCTGTGGGAGTTGGCCGCGCCGGCCGTGCGCGAGCTGATGGCCCAGGAGGCCCGGGAGGCCCTGGGCATCGGCACCCGGGCATTCCGCCGGGCCATGGGCGACGCGGGCCGGCGGGTGCGCGGGGGCGCGTCGGGCCCGCCCGACCCCGACACCGACCCGGCCGAGCGGTGCACCGACCGGGGGAACGCCCTGCGGCTGGTGCGGGTGGCCGGGGAGGACCTGCTGTACTGCGAGCGGATCGGCCGATGGTACGTGTGGGACGGCCGGCGGTGGCTCCAGGACTGGCGGGGGTTGGTGTACCGGAAGGCCGACCAGACCATCGACGCGCTGTGGCACGAGGCCCAGCGCGCGCCCAACGGCCACCGCACCGAGCTGCTGGCATGGGCCCAGAAGTCGGAGGACGGCCGGCGCATCCGCGAGATGATTCGGCTGGCCCAGCACCACCGCCCGGTGGAGCCCCAGGAGTTCGACCCCGACCCCGACCTGCTGAACACCCCGGCCGGGCTGGTGGACCTGACCACGGGCGAGCTGAGGCCCCACGACCGGGCCGCGCGGTGCTCCAAGGTGACCGGGGTGGCCCCGGACCCCAGGTGCCCCACCCCGCTGTGGACCGAGTGCCTGGCCACGTGGTTCGACGTGGACGAGGACCTGATCGAGTTCATCCAGCGGCTGATGGGCTGCACCCTGTTCGGCTCGGTGGACGAGCACATCCTGCCCATCCACCACGGCGACGGCGCGAACGGCAAGAGCACGTTCCTCGGCATCTTCCAGGAGATCCTCGGCGACTACGCGTGCACGGTGCCGGTGGCCGCGCTGCTGCACCAGGAGCGGGTGAGCGTGGGGCCCACGCCCGAGCTGGCCCGGCTGCACGGCGCGCGCCTGGCCGTGGCGGCCGAGCCGGACGAGGGGGTGCGGCTGGCCGAGGGGCTGATCAAGCAGCTCACCGGAGACGACGTGATCACGGCCCGGTACCTACACCAGCAGCCGTTCGAGTTCCGGCCCTCGCACACCCTGCACCTGGCCGTGAACCACCTGCCCCAGATCCGCGGCCGCGACGGCGGGATCTGGCGGCGGGTGAAGCGGATCCCCTGGACGGTGGTGATCCCCGAGGACCGGCGGGACCCCCGGCTGCGGCACAAGCTCCGGGAGGAGGCCCCCGGGATCCTGTGGTGGGCGATTCAAGGCGCGGTGGAGTACCGCACGGGCGGCCTGCGGCCCCCCCGCACGGTGGAGGCGGCCACCCGCGAGTACGCGAGCCGCGAGGACGTGATCGGCCGGTTCCTGAGCGAGTGCTGCGTTACCGGGGAGGGGCTGTGGTGCTATGCCTCGGATCTGTACCACGCGTACGAGCGGTGGGCCGAGGGCGCCGAGGCCGTGATGAGCCAGGCCAAGTTCGGCCGGGCCATGACCGCCCTGGGCTTCCGCCGGGGCAAGAGCGCCGTGGGGGGGAAGACGACGTATGAGGGGGTGGGGCTCGCGGAGGGCGAGCCATGA
- a CDS encoding DUF2190 family protein produces the protein MATNKVQDGRILDLAPSGGASSGDPVVVGQITGVALVDIANGSSGAVEIRGVFDLAVHGWDGAANAAVAVGDAIYHDGSELNKDTSGTLFGYALGAVTAGATTTIPVLLKQ, from the coding sequence ATGGCGACGAACAAGGTTCAGGATGGGCGGATCCTCGACCTGGCCCCCTCCGGGGGCGCCAGCTCGGGCGATCCGGTGGTGGTGGGGCAGATCACGGGCGTGGCCCTGGTGGACATTGCCAACGGCTCGTCCGGGGCCGTGGAGATCCGGGGCGTGTTCGACCTGGCCGTGCACGGCTGGGACGGGGCGGCCAACGCGGCCGTGGCGGTGGGCGATGCCATCTACCATGACGGCTCGGAGCTCAACAAGGATACCAGCGGCACCCTGTTCGGCTACGCCCTGGGCGCGGTGACGGCCGGGGCCACCACCACGATCCCGGTGCTGCTGAAGCAGTAG